Proteins encoded by one window of Clostridium perfringens:
- a CDS encoding uracil-xanthine permease family protein, translating to MEKQNLKNTEVNLIYGVDDDLDLPKKVLFGLQHIFAAFGGIIVVPLVIATSLGFDSKVTTALISASILGSGLATIIQAKGVGKVGARVACIMGTDFTFVSPAISVGSVLGLPGIIGATILGSLFEVILSFFIKPLMKFFPPLVTGTVVALIGLTLLPVSIDWAAGGAGSANYASLENLAVAMFVLVITLLLNNYGKGMISSASILIGIVVGYIVCIPLGLVDFTPVKEASWLSFPKILEFGVTFDAKAVMAFIPAYFVATIGTVGCLKAIGETSNIDIGDKRVAAGVLSDGVGSALGGLVGSCPNTSFSQNIGIISLTKVASRHVAVMAGILLVILGFLPKVAAIITGIPNPVLGGVGIMMFGTVAAAGIRTLSNIKLTERNLLIIAISMGLGLGVTFRPDVIHNLPEAIRMIFSSGISTGTIAALILNAVLKESPTSMEFENMYDEETKAS from the coding sequence ATGGAAAAGCAAAACTTAAAAAACACGGAAGTTAACTTAATCTATGGAGTAGATGATGATTTAGATTTGCCCAAAAAAGTTCTCTTTGGACTTCAACATATATTTGCTGCTTTTGGTGGAATTATAGTAGTACCCTTAGTTATTGCAACTTCTCTTGGCTTTGATAGTAAAGTAACAACAGCCTTAATAAGTGCTTCTATACTTGGTTCTGGACTAGCTACCATTATTCAAGCTAAAGGAGTTGGAAAAGTTGGAGCAAGAGTTGCCTGTATTATGGGTACTGATTTTACCTTTGTATCCCCTGCAATTTCAGTTGGTTCAGTTCTTGGATTACCTGGAATAATTGGAGCTACAATACTCGGATCTTTATTTGAAGTTATTTTAAGTTTCTTTATAAAACCTTTAATGAAATTTTTCCCACCACTTGTTACAGGTACCGTAGTTGCCTTAATAGGATTAACTCTACTTCCTGTATCAATTGATTGGGCCGCAGGTGGTGCTGGTTCAGCTAATTATGCTAGTTTAGAAAACTTAGCTGTGGCTATGTTTGTATTAGTAATAACTCTTTTACTTAATAACTACGGAAAAGGTATGATTAGTAGCGCCTCAATACTTATAGGTATAGTTGTAGGATATATAGTTTGTATTCCTCTTGGACTAGTTGACTTTACTCCTGTAAAGGAAGCAAGTTGGCTATCATTCCCTAAGATCCTTGAATTCGGAGTAACTTTTGATGCTAAAGCAGTTATGGCCTTTATACCTGCTTACTTTGTAGCCACAATAGGAACTGTAGGATGTTTAAAGGCTATTGGAGAGACATCTAATATTGATATTGGTGATAAAAGAGTGGCTGCTGGAGTATTATCTGATGGTGTAGGAAGTGCCTTAGGTGGACTAGTAGGTTCTTGTCCTAATACTTCTTTTAGTCAAAATATAGGTATTATTTCTCTAACTAAGGTAGCTAGCCGTCATGTGGCTGTAATGGCTGGGATACTATTAGTTATCCTTGGATTCTTACCTAAAGTGGCTGCCATAATAACAGGGATACCAAATCCAGTTCTAGGTGGCGTAGGTATAATGATGTTTGGAACAGTTGCGGCAGCTGGTATTAGAACACTAAGTAATATAAAACTTACAGAGCGTAATCTTTTAATAATAGCTATTTCTATGGGACTTGGACTAGGAGTTACATTTAGACCTGATGTAATTCATAACCTTCCAGAAGCAATTAGAATGATCTTCTCTTCTGGAATCTCAACTGGAACAATAGCTGCCCTAATCCTAAATGCAGTATTAAAAGAAAGTCCAACATCAATGGAATTTGAAAATATGTATGATGAAGAAACAAAGGCTAGTTAA
- a CDS encoding L-aspartate oxidase, protein MKRVADVLIVGSGVAGLYASLNLREDLEIIMVSKKSVNLCNSSLAQGGIAVARGKEDFQSFIEDTLKAGKYENNIDSVRVLVEESMDNINKLIDLGANFEKDENGVLFTKEGAHEINRIVYHKDITGKHVEDILLENVKRRKNIKIIEDCEMVDIYHRGNRCIGALFNKDGQDLSIYAKVVILATGGIGGLFKKSTNERIITGDSIGVAIRNNIEIKDLSYIQIHPTAFFSKKSEEKRFLISESVRGEGGKLLNCNGERFVDELLPRDIVSKKIYEEMKKTNSNNVFLDVSFMEKSFLQNRFPNIYNKCLEEGIDISKEPIPVAPAQHYFMGGIKVDLNGKTSMENLYAFGETSCTGVHGANRLASNSLLEALVFSRRGSLEINSNIDNLELIIEERECEDLDKYRLLNRKILIDEICRLRGDIKDELVTCGGECKKSS, encoded by the coding sequence ATGAAAAGGGTAGCTGATGTATTGATAGTTGGAAGTGGGGTAGCAGGACTATATGCCTCATTAAACTTAAGAGAAGATTTAGAAATAATTATGGTTTCAAAAAAGTCAGTTAATCTATGCAATTCTTCCCTAGCTCAGGGGGGAATTGCAGTAGCTAGAGGAAAAGAAGATTTTCAGTCATTCATTGAAGATACTTTAAAAGCTGGAAAGTATGAAAATAACATTGATTCTGTTAGGGTTTTAGTTGAAGAATCAATGGATAATATAAATAAACTTATTGATTTAGGGGCTAATTTTGAAAAGGATGAAAATGGAGTTCTTTTTACAAAAGAAGGGGCACATGAAATAAATAGAATTGTTTATCACAAAGACATCACTGGAAAGCATGTTGAAGATATTCTTTTAGAAAATGTTAAAAGAAGAAAAAATATAAAAATAATAGAAGATTGTGAAATGGTTGATATATATCATAGAGGTAATAGATGCATAGGAGCCTTATTCAATAAAGATGGACAGGATTTAAGTATTTATGCTAAAGTGGTGATTTTGGCTACAGGTGGAATTGGTGGTTTATTTAAAAAATCTACTAATGAAAGAATCATAACTGGAGATAGCATAGGGGTTGCAATTAGAAATAATATAGAAATCAAGGACCTTTCTTATATACAAATTCACCCTACTGCATTTTTCTCAAAAAAATCAGAGGAAAAAAGATTTTTAATTTCTGAATCTGTTAGGGGAGAAGGGGGAAAACTCCTAAACTGTAATGGAGAAAGATTTGTAGATGAGTTATTACCAAGGGATATAGTTTCTAAAAAAATATATGAAGAAATGAAAAAAACAAATTCTAATAATGTATTTTTAGATGTGTCCTTTATGGAAAAGAGTTTTTTACAAAATAGGTTCCCTAACATATACAATAAGTGCTTAGAGGAAGGAATTGATATAAGTAAGGAGCCAATACCTGTAGCCCCAGCCCAGCATTATTTCATGGGAGGAATTAAGGTTGATTTAAATGGAAAAACTTCTATGGAAAATTTATATGCTTTTGGTGAGACAAGCTGCACAGGAGTTCATGGTGCTAATAGACTTGCTAGTAATTCTTTATTAGAAGCTTTAGTCTTTTCAAGAAGAGGGTCCTTAGAAATTAATAGTAATATAGATAATTTAGAGCTTATTATAGAAGAGAGAGAATGTGAAGATTTAGATAAATACAGATTGTTAAACAGGAAAATATTAATTGATGAAATCTGTAGGCTGAGAGGAGATATTAAGGATGAATTGGTTACTTGTGGAGGAGAATGTAAAAAGAGCTCTTAA
- the pnuC gene encoding nicotinamide riboside transporter PnuC gives MELMKKFTSYTCSPIFVVVACAICLLVGFSINSSIIEIFASVMGIINVWLLSREKVSNFIFGIITVVAYLYIYYNTGLYALAVLACFQVGFNIFGWYYWVKNSDQEDNVVTSGLTKKGQILWTIIILAAWAVWGYVEINILHAQNAILDSLTAVLGLVAQYWLSKKLYENWILWILSNILFIIIYILNGYYVMLILVAIQLILSISGLLEWYASFKEQGENKLTL, from the coding sequence ATGGAATTAATGAAAAAATTCACTTCATATACTTGTAGCCCAATATTCGTTGTAGTAGCATGTGCTATATGTTTATTAGTGGGATTTTCAATAAACTCAAGTATTATAGAAATTTTTGCTTCAGTAATGGGAATAATAAATGTTTGGTTATTATCTAGAGAAAAAGTGTCCAATTTTATATTTGGGATAATAACAGTAGTAGCATATTTATACATATATTACAATACTGGATTATATGCATTAGCTGTGTTAGCATGTTTCCAAGTTGGATTCAACATATTTGGTTGGTACTATTGGGTTAAAAATTCAGATCAAGAGGACAATGTAGTAACATCAGGGTTAACTAAAAAGGGACAGATATTATGGACTATAATTATATTGGCAGCTTGGGCAGTTTGGGGATATGTAGAAATAAATATATTACATGCTCAAAATGCAATTCTAGATAGTTTAACTGCAGTACTTGGATTAGTAGCCCAATATTGGTTAAGTAAAAAGTTATATGAAAATTGGATTTTATGGATATTAAGTAACATATTATTTATAATTATATATATACTAAATGGATACTATGTAATGTTAATTTTAGTTGCTATTCAATTAATATTATCAATATCAGGTTTATTAGAATGGTATGCAAGCTTTAAGGAGCAAGGAGAAAATAAATTAACACTATAA
- a CDS encoding purine-nucleoside phosphorylase codes for MNLSKEIKEAYEYIKSKSKYSPKIGLVLGNGLGDLANEIEEAEYYRYMDIPNFPVPTIAGHEGTLIIGKLHGREVIAMKGRCHYYEGHSMQRITLPIRVMKLLGVETLVVTNCSGQAKESIEAGDLVVIRNHINFTGDNPLRGENLLEFGERFPDLAYPYDKDLREEVKNIAKDLDINLKEGVYAMFSGPSYETAVETLMAASLGADVVGMSTVPEVIVANHCGIKVLGFSGVPCLAAAYSEAEITHEEAMANFQSITEKCTSIVKEFLKRY; via the coding sequence ATGAACTTATCAAAAGAAATTAAAGAAGCTTATGAATATATAAAATCTAAAAGTAAATATTCTCCTAAAATAGGCTTAGTTTTAGGAAATGGATTAGGAGATTTGGCAAATGAAATAGAAGAGGCAGAATATTATAGATATATGGATATACCTAATTTCCCGGTACCTACTATTGCTGGGCATGAAGGAACTTTAATAATTGGAAAGTTACATGGTAGAGAAGTTATTGCTATGAAAGGAAGATGCCATTATTATGAGGGGCACTCAATGCAAAGGATAACATTACCTATTAGAGTAATGAAACTTTTAGGAGTTGAAACTCTTGTAGTAACTAATTGTTCAGGACAGGCTAAAGAATCTATTGAAGCTGGAGATTTAGTTGTAATAAGAAATCATATAAACTTCACTGGAGATAATCCTTTAAGAGGAGAGAATTTATTAGAGTTTGGTGAAAGATTTCCAGACTTAGCTTATCCTTATGATAAAGATTTAAGAGAAGAAGTTAAAAATATTGCTAAAGATTTAGATATAAATTTAAAAGAGGGAGTATATGCAATGTTTTCAGGTCCAAGTTATGAAACAGCAGTGGAAACCTTAATGGCTGCATCCTTAGGAGCAGATGTAGTAGGAATGTCTACAGTTCCAGAAGTTATAGTAGCTAATCATTGTGGAATAAAAGTATTAGGTTTTTCTGGTGTACCTTGTTTAGCTGCCGCTTATTCAGAAGCTGAAATAACTCATGAAGAAGCTATGGCAAATTTCCAGAGTATTACAGAGAAATGTACAAGTATAGTAAAAGAATTTTTAAAGAGATATTAG
- a CDS encoding basic amino acid/polyamine antiporter, which yields MNDNKKLGVIALAGVVISAMLGGGVYNLPQNMAQSASAGAILISWIITGIGIWFIANTFRILAAARPDATTGIYTYGELGFGKFTGFLMAWGYWICNSFANVGYAVLLMDSLNYFFPPYFKGGNNWLSIACGSLVLWIIFFIVLAGVKQASALNVIGTIGKLLPLAIFLLILLFSFKFSTFFTDFWGLKTVVKVHDTNLGGILPQVKSTMLVTLWVFTGIEGAVVVSGRAKSQKDVSKATFLGFITCLLIYTLLSLLPLGVYSQGEISKMAPPSTAAVLMDLIGNWGSVIMNLGVIIAILSSWLIWTVMLSQLPFAAAQSGTFPKIFAKENKNESPSFSLLASTIIMQIILILVHFAGNAWNMMLSITSVMALPCYLVSTLYLFKITYKNENYPTDIFAKRKYAMITAILGSIYGVWLIYAAGINYMLIAIVIYALGIPVFIKARRETSPNEKEFTKVERYFAIVLIILALIGLVYLFKFM from the coding sequence ATGAATGATAATAAAAAATTAGGCGTAATTGCTCTTGCTGGAGTAGTAATTAGTGCTATGCTTGGTGGAGGTGTTTATAACCTTCCCCAAAACATGGCCCAATCCGCTTCTGCAGGTGCAATATTAATATCTTGGATAATAACTGGGATAGGAATTTGGTTCATAGCTAACACCTTTAGAATCCTTGCTGCTGCAAGACCTGATGCCACAACAGGTATATATACCTATGGTGAACTTGGTTTTGGAAAATTTACAGGATTTTTAATGGCCTGGGGATATTGGATATGTAACTCTTTTGCAAATGTTGGCTATGCCGTACTTTTAATGGATTCACTAAATTACTTTTTCCCACCTTACTTTAAAGGGGGTAATAACTGGCTTTCAATAGCATGTGGATCTCTTGTCCTTTGGATTATATTCTTTATAGTATTGGCTGGTGTTAAACAAGCAAGTGCTTTAAATGTAATAGGAACAATAGGGAAATTATTACCTTTAGCAATTTTCTTACTAATTTTATTATTCTCATTTAAATTTTCTACATTCTTTACTGACTTCTGGGGATTAAAAACAGTTGTAAAAGTTCATGATACAAACTTAGGAGGAATATTGCCTCAAGTAAAAAGCACAATGCTTGTAACCTTATGGGTATTTACTGGTATTGAAGGTGCCGTTGTTGTTTCTGGAAGAGCTAAATCTCAAAAAGATGTTAGTAAAGCAACATTTTTAGGATTTATTACTTGTCTTTTAATTTATACACTACTTTCATTATTACCACTTGGTGTATATTCACAAGGAGAAATTTCTAAAATGGCTCCACCATCAACAGCTGCAGTATTAATGGATTTAATAGGAAACTGGGGAAGTGTAATAATGAACCTTGGTGTAATTATAGCAATATTGAGTTCTTGGCTTATTTGGACTGTAATGCTTTCACAATTGCCTTTTGCAGCAGCCCAAAGCGGAACATTTCCAAAAATATTTGCTAAAGAAAATAAAAATGAATCACCTTCATTTTCATTATTAGCATCAACAATCATTATGCAAATAATATTAATACTTGTTCATTTTGCAGGTAATGCATGGAATATGATGCTTAGTATAACAAGTGTTATGGCACTTCCTTGTTATCTTGTTTCTACCTTATATTTATTTAAGATAACATATAAAAACGAAAACTATCCAACAGATATATTTGCCAAAAGAAAATATGCAATGATTACTGCAATATTGGGATCAATTTATGGTGTTTGGTTAATTTACGCTGCTGGAATCAACTATATGCTTATAGCTATAGTTATATATGCTTTAGGAATTCCTGTATTCATAAAAGCTAGACGTGAAACTAGTCCTAATGAAAAAGAATTTACTAAAGTTGAACGTTACTTTGCAATAGTTTTGATAATACTTGCCTTAATAGGCTTAGTATATTTATTTAAATTTATGTAA
- a CDS encoding metallophosphoesterase — protein MEILLGALGITLVTGFFYYENNGISTTNYEVDCGIGKDINVVQLSDLHGKEFGKNNEKLKMLILKEKPDLVVATGDMIDSSLKNMEGVIDFLSDLSKCVKVVYISGNNEQRCKKAEYIFGSLKSKGVIVLRNEIITLSLSGVKVNILGMFEKPKGDLHSSLKKINGSYAYEDSHKLFKRLESLEGLKFVLSHYPELFEAEYSKYDFHIMFSGHAHGGQFRIPIVKRGLVAPGQGFFPKYTEGMHGNKNKLIISRGLGNSTKITRLFNRPEIVNVKIK, from the coding sequence ATGGAGATTTTATTAGGCGCATTAGGTATAACCTTAGTAACAGGATTTTTTTATTATGAAAACAATGGAATAAGTACAACTAATTATGAAGTTGATTGTGGAATTGGGAAAGATATAAATGTGGTTCAGTTATCAGATCTTCATGGAAAAGAGTTTGGAAAAAATAATGAAAAACTTAAAATGTTAATATTAAAAGAAAAGCCGGACTTAGTTGTTGCCACTGGAGATATGATAGATTCAAGTCTTAAAAATATGGAGGGGGTAATAGATTTTTTAAGTGACTTAAGTAAGTGTGTTAAAGTTGTTTATATATCAGGAAACAATGAACAGAGGTGCAAAAAAGCTGAATATATCTTTGGAAGTCTAAAGTCAAAGGGAGTTATAGTTTTAAGAAATGAGATTATAACTTTAAGTTTAAGTGGAGTGAAAGTAAATATTTTAGGTATGTTTGAAAAGCCAAAGGGAGATTTACATTCCTCACTTAAAAAAATTAATGGAAGCTATGCATATGAGGATTCCCATAAACTTTTTAAAAGATTAGAAAGCTTAGAGGGATTAAAATTTGTTTTAAGTCATTATCCAGAACTTTTTGAGGCAGAATATTCAAAATATGATTTTCATATAATGTTTTCTGGTCATGCACATGGAGGTCAATTTAGAATTCCTATAGTAAAAAGAGGATTAGTTGCACCTGGACAAGGGTTCTTTCCTAAATACACTGAAGGAATGCACGGAAATAAAAATAAACTTATTATTAGTAGAGGCCTTGGAAACAGTACTAAAATAACAAGATTATTTAATAGACCTGAAATAGTGAATGTTAAGATTAAATAA
- a CDS encoding NAD(P)-dependent oxidoreductase, whose protein sequence is MKKIGFIGVGIMGKSMVRNLMKNDFEVSIFARNKEKVLDVISEGANFYPTIKECVSGCDAVITIVGFPKDVEEVYFEENGILENVKEGTYVIDMTTSSPKLAVEIFEKAKEKGLKALDAPVTGGDIGAKNGTLTILVGGEEEDYKACLPIFQAMGTNIHYEGKAGFGQHTKLANQIMIAGAISGVCEAMAYAKDKGLDVKKMLDSVSTGAAGSKQLELVSPKILEEDFAPGFFIKHFIKDMKLAKEEALADNVNLDILSKVLENYEDLEREGFGDLGTQALIKHYNK, encoded by the coding sequence ATGAAGAAAATAGGTTTTATTGGTGTAGGAATAATGGGAAAATCAATGGTTCGTAACCTTATGAAAAATGACTTTGAGGTTTCTATTTTTGCTAGAAATAAAGAAAAAGTTTTAGATGTAATTTCAGAAGGAGCAAATTTTTATCCCACTATAAAAGAGTGTGTTTCTGGATGTGATGCAGTAATAACCATAGTAGGTTTTCCAAAGGATGTTGAAGAAGTTTATTTTGAAGAAAATGGAATACTTGAAAATGTTAAAGAAGGAACTTATGTTATTGATATGACAACATCAAGTCCAAAGTTAGCAGTTGAAATATTTGAAAAAGCAAAAGAAAAAGGGTTAAAAGCCTTAGATGCTCCCGTTACAGGTGGAGATATTGGAGCTAAAAATGGGACTTTAACTATTTTAGTTGGAGGAGAAGAAGAGGATTATAAAGCTTGTTTACCTATTTTTCAAGCAATGGGAACTAATATTCACTATGAGGGAAAAGCTGGCTTTGGTCAACATACTAAGTTAGCAAATCAAATAATGATAGCAGGGGCTATATCAGGGGTTTGTGAAGCTATGGCATATGCCAAGGATAAAGGATTAGATGTGAAAAAAATGCTTGATTCAGTATCTACTGGAGCTGCTGGAAGTAAGCAACTAGAATTAGTATCTCCTAAAATTTTAGAGGAGGATTTTGCACCAGGATTCTTTATAAAACATTTCATCAAAGATATGAAATTAGCTAAGGAGGAAGCTTTAGCTGATAATGTGAATTTAGATATTTTAAGTAAAGTTTTAGAGAATTATGAGGATCTAGAAAGAGAAGGTTTCGGGGACTTAGGAACTCAAGCTTTAATAAAGCATTATAATAAATAA
- the nadC gene encoding carboxylating nicotinate-nucleotide diphosphorylase encodes MNWLLVEENVKRALNEDLQYGDITTESVVLDHKIAKVDIIAKEKGVIAGTEVFKMVFKILGDVEVDFSVNDGEEVEKGQHFGQVSGDAKKILMGERVALNYMQRMCGIATLTREFVEILEGTKVKLLDTRKTTPNMRIFEKYAVKVGGGTNHRFGLNDGVMIKDNHIEAAGGIKNAVSLARKNSPFVRKIEVEVESIEQLNEALEAKADIIMLDNMDIKTLKEAVKLIDNRAEVEASGNVTLDNIMEIAETGVDFISTGSVTHSFKVLDISMKNFRYID; translated from the coding sequence ATGAATTGGTTACTTGTGGAGGAGAATGTAAAAAGAGCTCTTAATGAGGATTTACAATATGGAGATATAACAACGGAGTCAGTAGTATTAGATCATAAAATAGCTAAGGTTGATATTATAGCTAAGGAAAAAGGGGTAATAGCAGGTACAGAAGTTTTCAAAATGGTCTTTAAGATTTTAGGAGATGTAGAAGTTGATTTTTCAGTAAATGATGGAGAGGAAGTTGAAAAAGGGCAGCACTTTGGTCAGGTTTCTGGAGATGCAAAAAAAATTCTTATGGGAGAAAGGGTAGCTTTAAACTATATGCAAAGAATGTGTGGAATAGCAACTCTTACTAGAGAATTTGTTGAAATATTAGAAGGAACAAAAGTTAAGCTTTTAGACACAAGAAAAACTACTCCTAATATGAGGATTTTTGAGAAATATGCAGTGAAGGTTGGGGGAGGAACTAACCATAGGTTTGGATTAAATGATGGTGTTATGATAAAGGATAATCACATAGAGGCAGCAGGTGGAATAAAGAATGCAGTTTCCCTAGCAAGAAAAAATTCTCCTTTTGTTAGAAAAATAGAAGTTGAAGTTGAAAGCATTGAGCAATTAAATGAGGCTTTAGAAGCAAAGGCAGATATAATAATGTTAGATAATATGGACATAAAAACCTTAAAAGAAGCTGTAAAGTTAATAGACAATAGAGCAGAGGTAGAAGCTTCAGGAAATGTAACCTTAGATAACATTATGGAAATAGCTGAAACAGGAGTTGATTTTATATCAACAGGGTCAGTTACCCATTCCTTTAAAGTATTAGACATAAGCATGAAAAACTTTAGATATATAGATTAA
- the nadA gene encoding quinolinate synthase NadA, producing MDIRNEILKLKKEKGAIILAHYYQIPEIQEIADYVGDSYYLSKIAKDCEENIIVFCGVKFMAESAKILSPEKTVILPVMEAGCVMADMATADGLAKLKEEHPNAKVVCYINSSTEVKALSDVCCTSSNAENIINNLEEKEIIFLPDRNLGSYIQEKTPDKKFILWNGFCIVHEAIQKEEILRLKSEHEGILTVAHPECSKEIRDISDFIGSTSEIINFVNNSSNKKFIIITEEGVLHQLRKNGEEKEFYIPYGKMVCRNMKMTTLKDLYESLLKMENKIEIDEDLRLKAYNSLKNMHKLGG from the coding sequence ATGGATATAAGGAATGAAATATTAAAGTTAAAAAAAGAGAAGGGGGCTATCATATTAGCACATTATTATCAAATTCCTGAAATACAGGAAATTGCTGATTATGTAGGCGATTCATATTACTTAAGTAAAATAGCAAAGGATTGTGAAGAAAATATAATAGTTTTTTGTGGGGTTAAATTTATGGCAGAAAGTGCAAAGATACTTTCACCAGAAAAAACGGTTATATTACCAGTTATGGAAGCAGGCTGTGTTATGGCAGACATGGCTACAGCAGATGGACTAGCTAAATTGAAAGAGGAACATCCAAATGCCAAGGTTGTTTGCTATATAAATTCTTCAACTGAAGTAAAAGCATTATCTGATGTTTGCTGTACTTCATCTAATGCTGAAAACATAATAAATAATTTAGAAGAAAAAGAAATTATATTTTTACCTGATAGAAATTTAGGGTCTTATATTCAGGAAAAAACACCAGATAAAAAGTTTATATTATGGAATGGCTTTTGCATAGTTCATGAAGCTATTCAAAAAGAAGAAATTTTAAGATTAAAAAGTGAGCATGAAGGGATTTTAACAGTAGCTCATCCAGAGTGTAGCAAAGAAATAAGAGATATTTCGGATTTCATAGGAAGTACTAGTGAAATAATAAATTTTGTAAATAATTCTTCAAATAAAAAATTTATTATAATAACAGAAGAAGGGGTACTTCATCAGTTGAGAAAAAATGGAGAGGAAAAAGAATTTTATATTCCATATGGAAAGATGGTTTGTAGAAATATGAAAATGACTACCTTAAAGGATCTTTATGAAAGTCTTTTAAAAATGGAAAATAAAATTGAAATAGATGAGGATTTAAGATTAAAGGCATATAATTCATTAAAAAATATGCATAAACTTGGGGGCTAA
- a CDS encoding phosphopentomutase, with amino-acid sequence MSKYKRIFTIVIDSLGIGAMNDSEKYGDVNVDTLGHIAESVDTFNIPNLQKMGIANLHPIKHVAPVENPIGYQAKMAEASVGKDTMTGHWEMMGLHITKPFKTFTDTGFPQELLDELTARTGHKIVGNKSASGTEILDELGEHQIATGDMIVYTSADSVLQICGQEETFGLEELYRCCEIARELTLKDEWKVGRIIARPYLGTKKGEFKRTSNRHDYALKPYGRTVLNELKDNNFDVISVGKIKDIFDGEGITEGNKSKSSVHGMEQTLEIMDRDFTGFCFINLVDFDALWGHRRNPQGYAEELEKFDVNLGKVLEKLHEDDLLIITADHGNDPTYTGTDHTREYVPFLAYSPSMKGHGQLETPKTFATIGATIADNFGLKMPEGTIGESVLNKLV; translated from the coding sequence ATGAGCAAATATAAAAGAATTTTTACAATAGTAATAGATTCATTAGGAATAGGTGCAATGAATGATTCAGAAAAATATGGAGATGTTAATGTTGATACATTAGGACACATTGCTGAATCAGTAGACACATTTAATATACCTAATCTTCAAAAAATGGGTATAGCAAACTTACACCCAATAAAACACGTAGCTCCAGTTGAGAATCCAATAGGATACCAAGCTAAAATGGCTGAAGCAAGTGTTGGTAAAGATACAATGACAGGACACTGGGAAATGATGGGTTTACACATAACTAAGCCATTTAAAACTTTCACAGATACTGGATTCCCACAAGAATTATTAGATGAGTTAACAGCAAGAACTGGTCATAAAATAGTAGGAAACAAGAGTGCTAGTGGAACAGAAATCCTAGATGAATTAGGAGAACACCAAATTGCAACTGGAGATATGATAGTTTATACATCAGCAGATTCAGTTTTACAAATTTGTGGTCAAGAGGAAACTTTTGGGTTAGAAGAATTATATAGATGCTGTGAAATCGCAAGAGAATTAACTCTTAAAGATGAATGGAAAGTTGGAAGAATCATAGCAAGACCTTACTTAGGAACTAAAAAAGGTGAATTCAAAAGAACAAGCAATAGACATGACTATGCTCTTAAACCATATGGAAGAACAGTTCTTAATGAATTAAAAGATAACAACTTTGATGTTATTTCAGTTGGTAAAATAAAAGATATATTTGATGGAGAAGGAATAACAGAAGGAAATAAATCTAAGAGTTCAGTTCATGGTATGGAACAAACATTAGAAATAATGGATAGAGACTTTACTGGATTCTGCTTTATTAACTTAGTTGACTTTGATGCTTTATGGGGACATAGAAGAAATCCTCAAGGTTATGCAGAAGAATTAGAAAAATTCGATGTTAACTTAGGAAAAGTATTAGAAAAGTTACATGAAGATGATTTATTAATAATAACAGCTGACCATGGTAATGACCCAACATACACTGGAACAGATCACACTCGTGAGTATGTACCATTCTTAGCTTATTCACCATCAATGAAAGGTCATGGACAATTAGAAACTCCAAAAACATTTGCAACTATTGGAGCAACAATTGCTGATAACTTTGGATTAAAAATGCCAGAAGGAACAATTGGTGAATCAGTTCTAAATAAATTAGTTTAA